Proteins from a single region of Flavobacterium sp. K5-23:
- a CDS encoding DUF58 domain-containing protein, with protein sequence MDTKELLKKVRKIEIKTRRLSDHIFSGEYHTSFKGRGMTFSEVRQYQYGDDIRAIDWNVTARYNEAHVKVFEEERELTMMLMVDISGSESFGSKNQFKKEIVTEIAATMAFSATQNNDKIGLILFSDQIELYIPPKKGRSHVLRIIRELIEFHPKSQKTDVAQALKFLSGTQKKKAIVFMISDFMADDYEHTLKIASKKHDITGIRVYDVREEKMPNIGVVSMLDAETGETQLIDTTSKSVRFEYEKYYHDKVNYFKETFRKSGSGVVNTRVDESYVTKLLGYFKSR encoded by the coding sequence ATGGATACAAAAGAACTTTTAAAAAAGGTACGGAAAATTGAAATCAAAACCCGAAGGCTGAGCGATCATATCTTTTCGGGGGAATACCATACTTCTTTCAAAGGACGTGGAATGACTTTCAGTGAAGTGCGTCAATACCAGTATGGAGACGATATTCGTGCCATTGACTGGAATGTAACTGCGCGTTACAATGAAGCGCATGTGAAAGTTTTTGAAGAAGAACGTGAATTGACTATGATGTTAATGGTCGATATTTCGGGATCAGAAAGTTTTGGTTCTAAAAACCAATTCAAAAAAGAAATCGTTACTGAAATTGCAGCAACTATGGCTTTTTCTGCCACTCAAAACAATGATAAAATTGGCTTGATATTATTTTCAGACCAAATAGAACTGTATATCCCACCAAAGAAAGGACGTTCACATGTGTTGCGTATCATTCGAGAATTAATAGAATTCCACCCAAAAAGTCAAAAAACGGATGTAGCCCAGGCTTTGAAATTTTTATCAGGAACCCAAAAGAAGAAAGCAATCGTTTTTATGATTTCTGATTTTATGGCGGATGATTATGAGCATACCTTGAAAATTGCTTCTAAAAAGCACGACATTACAGGCATTAGAGTGTATGATGTTCGAGAAGAAAAAATGCCAAACATAGGTGTTGTTTCAATGCTTGATGCTGAAACTGGAGAAACGCAATTGATTGACACTACCTCTAAATCTGTTCGATTTGAATATGAAAAATACTATCATGACAAAGTGAACTATTTCAAGGAAACCTTTAGAAAATCAGGTTCAGGAGTGGTGAACACTAGGGTTGATGAAAGCTATGTAACCAAATTATTAGGCTATTTTAAATCGAGATAG
- a CDS encoding CvpA family protein, whose protein sequence is MSFLDIILGGLLAFSLFKGLKNGLFVELASLVSLIVGIYVALKFSSAIQEILSGFVSWNPRTIQVTAFIFLFIAVVAAIYFLGKILTGIANFAQIGLVNNLGGGFFRVLKTVMIISIFLSVFEKINFNNTFAEKETLDNSLFYNPIQKTAGFLFPTIENWYDSVKKKATDKKK, encoded by the coding sequence ATGAGTTTTTTAGATATTATACTGGGTGGATTACTGGCATTTTCTTTGTTTAAAGGTCTTAAAAACGGCCTTTTTGTGGAATTGGCTTCACTCGTTTCCCTTATCGTAGGAATATATGTTGCTTTAAAATTCTCGTCGGCAATTCAAGAAATTTTGTCAGGCTTTGTGTCTTGGAATCCACGTACTATTCAAGTAACCGCATTTATCTTTCTCTTTATTGCTGTTGTTGCGGCAATCTACTTTCTCGGTAAGATCTTAACAGGTATTGCTAATTTTGCTCAAATCGGTTTGGTAAACAATCTAGGAGGAGGTTTTTTTCGGGTATTAAAAACGGTTATGATTATCAGTATCTTCCTTTCTGTTTTCGAAAAAATAAATTTCAACAACACTTTTGCCGAAAAAGAAACATTAGACAATTCTCTTTTCTATAACCCGATCCAAAAAACGGCTGGTTTCTTATTCCCAACCATTGAAAACTGGTATGATAGTGTTAAGAAGAAAGCTACCGATAAGAAAAAATAG
- a CDS encoding tetratricopeptide repeat protein, whose product MKNILYILLLTSQIFFAQNGFEIGNDLYKKGNYDQAVKAYEGVLEINKQHSAELYFNLANSYYKLNKVAPAIYNYEKALVLSPENKDVLNNLRFAQKRTIDEIKVVPKVGFAKLLRDFTGIYHYNTWGWIAISFSFLFLFSFLGYYFSQMTLVKRLFFFGMFALLVLLAISMMAALFEKSYYENEKPAIVFAEMTKVKSEPKKLSSDIIMLHEGTKVFVEDSVGNWKKIQLTDGTEGWIESAAIREVK is encoded by the coding sequence ATGAAAAACATACTATATATCCTCTTATTAACCAGCCAAATCTTTTTTGCCCAAAATGGCTTCGAAATAGGGAATGATTTGTATAAAAAAGGGAATTACGATCAGGCCGTTAAAGCCTATGAAGGCGTGTTGGAAATTAATAAACAGCATTCAGCCGAATTGTATTTTAACTTGGCGAATAGTTATTATAAGCTCAATAAAGTAGCGCCTGCAATTTATAATTATGAAAAAGCATTAGTGTTAAGTCCAGAAAACAAGGACGTATTAAACAACCTTAGATTTGCACAAAAAAGAACTATTGATGAGATAAAAGTGGTTCCAAAGGTGGGTTTTGCCAAATTGCTAAGAGATTTCACGGGAATATACCATTACAATACTTGGGGATGGATTGCTATCTCTTTTTCGTTTTTGTTTTTATTTTCGTTTTTGGGTTATTACTTTTCACAAATGACATTGGTAAAAAGACTTTTTTTCTTCGGGATGTTTGCACTATTGGTGTTGTTGGCTATAAGTATGATGGCCGCCTTATTCGAAAAGAGCTATTACGAAAATGAAAAACCTGCTATAGTTTTTGCCGAAATGACAAAAGTTAAAAGCGAACCTAAAAAGTTAAGCTCGGATATAATAATGCTTCACGAAGGAACCAAAGTTTTTGTGGAAGATTCTGTTGGTAACTGGAAAAAAATCCAATTAACAGATGGAACCGAAGGCTGGATTGAGTCGGCAGCAATTAGAGAAGTGAAGTAA
- a CDS encoding VWA domain-containing protein, which translates to MASITFLNPEFFWLFLLIPVAIAWLYWRRNTQSATLKISSIQGFKSSKSLLARLKPLLGVMRLVALSSLIVAMARPRTVDISNKTKTTKGIDIVMAVDVSGSMLAKDLKPNRMEALKRVAADFAGERPNDRIGLVVYASEAYTKTPVTSDKAIILEAIKSIKYDNVLQDGTGIGMGLATAVNRLKDSKAKSKVIILLTDGVNNAGFIEPETASDIAKQYGIKVYTIGIGTNGMAEFPYAIAPNGGFLFQMMKVEIDEKLMQSIARKTDGKYFRATSNSKLAEIYGEINKLETTEIEELKFYDYDEKFRPFVWFAGLLLLVEIVLRKTVYRSFI; encoded by the coding sequence ATGGCGAGTATAACGTTTTTAAATCCAGAGTTTTTTTGGTTGTTTCTTTTAATACCAGTTGCAATAGCGTGGTTGTATTGGAGGAGAAATACGCAATCAGCAACTTTGAAAATAAGTTCGATTCAGGGTTTTAAATCTTCCAAATCATTGTTGGCAAGATTAAAACCTTTACTGGGAGTGATGCGATTAGTAGCGCTTAGTTCATTGATCGTTGCTATGGCTAGACCTAGAACAGTTGATATTAGTAATAAAACCAAAACGACAAAAGGAATCGATATCGTTATGGCTGTCGATGTTTCCGGGAGTATGTTAGCCAAAGATTTAAAGCCAAACCGTATGGAAGCACTTAAAAGAGTGGCGGCTGACTTTGCTGGCGAAAGGCCTAATGACCGAATAGGATTAGTCGTTTATGCTTCGGAAGCATATACTAAAACGCCTGTGACCAGTGATAAAGCAATTATTCTGGAAGCAATAAAAAGTATAAAATACGATAATGTTTTACAGGATGGAACAGGAATCGGAATGGGATTGGCGACAGCCGTAAACCGATTGAAAGACAGTAAAGCCAAGAGTAAAGTGATTATACTTTTGACTGACGGAGTAAATAACGCCGGATTTATTGAGCCTGAAACAGCATCAGATATTGCCAAACAATACGGAATCAAAGTATATACCATCGGGATAGGAACAAACGGAATGGCCGAATTCCCATACGCAATTGCTCCTAATGGAGGATTTTTATTCCAGATGATGAAAGTCGAAATTGACGAAAAATTGATGCAAAGCATTGCTAGAAAAACAGACGGGAAGTATTTCCGTGCGACAAGTAATAGCAAGCTGGCTGAGATTTATGGTGAAATCAATAAATTAGAAACCACAGAAATCGAAGAATTGAAATTCTATGATTATGATGAAAAATTCAGGCCTTTTGTTTGGTTTGCAGGGTTGTTGCTTTTAGTGGAAATAGTATTGAGAAAGACGGTTTACAGAAGCTTTATTTAG
- a CDS encoding VWA domain-containing protein, with protein MELDEKKYLYLLFILPLIVLLFLFNMYWKRKKQKEFGDLDLVKRLSPESSVFKPVLKLVVMLLAFAGLILGLVNPKIGTKMETVKREGIDIVFAMDVSKSMLAEDVAPNRLEKSKQLVSQILKQLGNDRIGIVAYAGSAFPVLPITTDYSVAKMFLQSMNTEMVSSQGTSLDEAITLSSTYFDDKSKTSKLLILISDGEDHSEGAEAAAEEANKLGMKIITIGVGTEKGATIPLKRNGVVESYQRDNNDEVVITKLNKPSLELIAKTTKGGYVNGNNTKEVLEYIKNTLDNIQKTEFEATQMADFQSQFQWFLGFAFVLLFMDVFFLERKTNWVNKLNLFNEDK; from the coding sequence ATGGAATTAGACGAAAAAAAATATTTATACCTCCTTTTTATACTACCATTGATAGTATTGTTATTTCTATTCAATATGTATTGGAAAAGAAAGAAACAAAAGGAATTTGGTGATTTAGATTTAGTGAAAAGACTAAGTCCTGAGAGTTCAGTTTTCAAGCCTGTTTTGAAATTGGTAGTGATGCTTTTGGCTTTCGCTGGTTTGATTTTAGGATTGGTAAATCCAAAAATAGGGACTAAGATGGAAACGGTAAAACGCGAGGGAATCGATATCGTTTTTGCTATGGATGTCTCCAAAAGTATGCTGGCGGAAGATGTTGCGCCAAACCGTTTAGAGAAAAGCAAACAATTAGTTTCCCAGATATTAAAACAACTGGGGAATGACAGAATAGGAATTGTGGCTTATGCAGGAAGTGCTTTTCCAGTATTACCTATTACAACTGATTATAGTGTTGCCAAAATGTTCTTGCAAAGTATGAATACTGAAATGGTTTCTTCTCAAGGAACTTCGCTTGATGAAGCCATTACATTATCCTCTACTTATTTTGACGATAAAAGCAAAACCAGTAAGTTATTGATCTTGATTTCTGATGGAGAGGATCATTCAGAAGGAGCGGAAGCTGCAGCTGAAGAAGCCAATAAACTGGGAATGAAAATCATCACTATTGGCGTGGGGACTGAAAAAGGAGCGACAATTCCATTGAAAAGAAACGGGGTAGTGGAAAGCTATCAAAGAGACAATAACGATGAGGTGGTTATAACGAAACTAAATAAACCGAGTTTAGAACTTATTGCCAAAACCACAAAAGGTGGTTATGTAAATGGGAATAATACCAAGGAAGTTTTGGAATATATAAAAAACACATTGGATAACATTCAGAAAACCGAATTTGAAGCCACACAAATGGCCGATTTTCAATCTCAATTTCAATGGTTTTTAGGATTTGCTTTTGTACTGTTGTTTATGGATGTTTTCTTTCTCGAAAGAAAAACAAACTGGGTAAACAAGTTGAATTTATTTAATGAAGATAAATAG
- a CDS encoding BatD family protein has product MKKNIYLLLLLLSTAVFAQQKRVVTSIDTTKNKIGAEFKLTFKTSVDTLSKVVFPKLKNFGALEVIQSYPIDTVKNNDRYELIKKYGLTQFDSGKYVIPSVKILINGKAYLSDSLLVEVANVQVDTLKQKMYDIKDIVPVNNPIGNWWKYLLAIILLVGIGALVYWYIKKHQKKKIEEEVYKTPIERATSLLNTLEQKELWQKGEVKAYYSELTDIARNYIEEAIEIPAMESTTSELIVGLRAASLKKKMTVSQETIENLERVLKQADLVKFAKSKPLDYEITEDRNKIQKAILTLDNSIPVVVEIEEDTLLNEAQRQKQVEIQLKKKRSKRILVAVSSVLLLLVTITGFFIVTKGFDYVKDNVLGHPTKELLEGEWIKSNYGNPGVIIETPKVLKRIDLTKSLPKDGLALIKEMQSFAYGSMLDNFYVMVSTIKYKQEAEIDLKKSMEVTLLTLESQGAQNMIVKDEDFETNEGITGLKSYGSFSKLDKDSKSSMKLYYEVLLFKQNGGLQQIIIFHEEGDTYANDISDRILSSVELKIASK; this is encoded by the coding sequence ATGAAAAAAAACATATACCTACTATTACTTCTTTTATCTACTGCCGTTTTTGCACAACAAAAGCGCGTAGTGACGAGTATAGATACTACAAAAAACAAAATTGGAGCCGAATTCAAACTGACATTTAAGACATCTGTAGATACTTTGTCTAAGGTCGTTTTTCCTAAATTGAAAAATTTTGGGGCTTTAGAGGTGATTCAGTCGTATCCTATTGATACCGTTAAAAACAATGACCGGTATGAATTAATCAAAAAATACGGACTGACTCAATTTGATTCGGGTAAATATGTTATTCCAAGTGTTAAAATTCTAATCAACGGCAAAGCCTATCTGTCGGATTCTCTTTTAGTGGAAGTGGCTAATGTGCAGGTGGATACTTTGAAGCAAAAGATGTATGATATTAAAGACATAGTTCCCGTAAACAATCCTATTGGGAATTGGTGGAAATATCTTTTAGCGATTATATTGCTTGTTGGAATTGGAGCTTTGGTTTATTGGTACATAAAAAAACACCAAAAGAAAAAGATTGAAGAAGAAGTGTATAAAACGCCAATCGAAAGAGCGACGAGTTTATTGAACACTTTAGAACAAAAAGAACTTTGGCAAAAAGGAGAAGTAAAAGCGTATTATAGTGAATTGACTGATATTGCTCGAAATTATATCGAGGAAGCTATAGAAATTCCAGCTATGGAAAGCACGACTTCTGAATTGATTGTTGGTCTAAGAGCCGCTTCACTTAAAAAGAAAATGACGGTTTCCCAAGAAACAATCGAAAACCTGGAAAGAGTTTTGAAGCAAGCCGATTTAGTGAAGTTTGCCAAATCAAAACCACTAGATTATGAGATAACCGAAGACCGAAATAAAATTCAAAAAGCAATCTTAACGCTAGACAACTCTATACCGGTAGTTGTAGAAATAGAAGAAGATACTTTGCTTAATGAAGCACAAAGACAAAAACAAGTTGAAATTCAGCTTAAGAAAAAAAGAAGCAAGCGCATTCTTGTAGCAGTTTCTTCGGTTCTTTTATTGTTGGTAACTATTACAGGTTTTTTCATAGTCACTAAAGGTTTTGATTATGTGAAAGACAATGTGCTAGGCCATCCTACAAAAGAATTGCTGGAAGGGGAATGGATAAAAAGTAATTACGGAAACCCGGGTGTTATAATAGAAACGCCAAAAGTACTTAAGAGAATTGATCTTACTAAATCATTGCCTAAAGATGGATTGGCTTTAATTAAGGAAATGCAGTCTTTCGCTTATGGAAGTATGTTAGACAATTTCTATGTTATGGTTTCCACAATTAAATACAAACAAGAGGCTGAAATTGATTTAAAAAAATCAATGGAGGTTACTTTATTGACCTTAGAATCTCAAGGTGCTCAAAATATGATTGTCAAAGATGAAGATTTTGAAACCAATGAAGGAATTACAGGTCTTAAAAGTTATGGTTCTTTTTCTAAATTAGACAAAGACAGTAAAAGTAGTATGAAGCTGTATTATGAAGTGTTGTTGTTTAAGCAAAATGGCGGATTGCAACAAATCATAATTTTTCACGAAGAAGGAGATACTTATGCGAATGATATATCAGACAGGATATTGAGTTCTGTAGAACTTAAAATAGCAAGTAAATAA
- a CDS encoding tetratricopeptide repeat protein, which produces MKIEKKYLQVLLLFPIWGAGGLYAQEKDKALPIANEEYAQNKFVDAEANYRISQSKFSKRTVAPYNLGNAIYKQNQVSEAKLSYLRALENIKSRPQKHKAYHNLGNVFMKEKDYSQAVEAYKNALRNKPSDEETRYNFALAKKMLKENPPKDDKDKDKKDKDKDKKDQDKKDQDKKDQDKKDDKGKDKKDDKGDQDKKDQDKKDDKGDQPKPKPGGISKQRLENLLDAVNNEEKKIQDKVNANKVKGKPVKTEKDW; this is translated from the coding sequence ATGAAAATAGAAAAAAAATACTTACAGGTCTTGCTTTTGTTCCCTATATGGGGAGCGGGAGGTTTGTATGCTCAAGAAAAAGATAAAGCATTGCCAATTGCAAATGAGGAATATGCCCAAAATAAATTTGTTGATGCTGAAGCAAATTATAGGATTTCGCAATCTAAATTTTCTAAAAGAACAGTAGCTCCATACAATTTAGGAAATGCAATTTATAAACAAAATCAAGTGTCTGAGGCAAAATTATCTTATTTAAGAGCCTTAGAAAACATAAAATCCAGACCTCAAAAACATAAAGCATACCATAATCTTGGAAATGTTTTTATGAAAGAGAAGGATTATTCACAAGCAGTTGAAGCCTATAAAAACGCACTTCGTAATAAACCTTCGGATGAGGAAACGAGGTATAATTTTGCTTTAGCTAAAAAAATGCTAAAAGAGAATCCGCCTAAAGACGATAAGGACAAGGATAAAAAAGACAAGGATAAGGATAAAAAGGACCAGGACAAGAAGGACCAAGACAAGAAAGATCAGGATAAAAAAGACGATAAGGGCAAGGATAAAAAAGACGACAAAGGCGATCAAGACAAGAAAGATCAGGATAAAAAAGACGATAAAGGAGATCAGCCAAAACCGAAGCCTGGAGGAATTTCTAAACAACGTCTAGAGAATCTTTTGGACGCTGTGAATAATGAAGAAAAGAAAATTCAAGATAAGGTTAATGCCAATAAAGTTAAAGGTAAACCTGTAAAAACTGAAAAAGACTGGTAA
- a CDS encoding phenylalanine--tRNA ligase subunit alpha yields MIDKIKEYIGEAQAFSTQNASELEAFRIKFLGSKGLLKDFFAEFKNVPNDQKKEFGQVINLLKTTAEDKVKSIQEALESKEETKGFYGDLTRSSEPISIGSRHPISLVKNQIIDIFSNIGFNVSEGPEIEDDWHNFTALNLPEYHPARDMQDTFFIQTNPDILLRTHTSSVQVRYMENNKPPIRTISPGRVFRNEAVSSRSHCIFHQVEGLYIDKDVSFADLKQTLLYFTKEMFGKSKIRLRPSYFPFTEPSAEVDIYWGLKTETDYRITKGTGWLEIMGCGMVDPNVLKNCGINPDEYNGFAFGMGIERIAMLLYQIGDIRMFYENDVRFLEQFKSSI; encoded by the coding sequence ATGATAGACAAGATAAAAGAATATATTGGTGAAGCTCAAGCTTTCTCGACACAAAACGCATCAGAATTAGAAGCATTCCGAATTAAATTTCTGGGAAGTAAAGGACTTTTAAAAGACTTTTTTGCTGAATTCAAAAACGTTCCAAACGATCAAAAAAAGGAATTCGGACAGGTGATTAATTTATTAAAAACCACTGCCGAAGACAAAGTAAAATCAATACAAGAAGCCCTGGAAAGCAAGGAAGAAACCAAAGGATTCTATGGTGATCTGACACGTTCGTCTGAACCTATTTCCATTGGTTCACGTCATCCTATATCATTGGTGAAAAACCAAATCATAGATATCTTTTCAAACATAGGTTTCAATGTGTCTGAAGGTCCGGAAATCGAAGATGACTGGCATAATTTTACCGCATTAAACTTACCGGAATACCATCCGGCACGTGATATGCAAGACACTTTTTTCATTCAAACAAACCCTGATATTTTGTTGCGTACCCACACATCATCTGTTCAAGTGCGTTATATGGAAAACAATAAACCGCCCATTCGTACGATTTCTCCGGGAAGAGTTTTCCGTAATGAAGCCGTTTCGTCACGTTCTCACTGTATTTTTCATCAGGTAGAAGGATTGTATATCGATAAAGACGTTTCTTTTGCTGACTTAAAACAAACATTGTTGTATTTCACCAAAGAGATGTTCGGTAAATCTAAAATCCGTTTGCGTCCGTCTTATTTCCCGTTTACGGAACCAAGTGCTGAAGTGGATATTTACTGGGGGTTGAAAACAGAAACCGATTATAGAATCACTAAAGGAACTGGTTGGTTAGAAATTATGGGTTGCGGAATGGTAGATCCTAATGTCCTTAAAAACTGCGGAATCAATCCTGATGAATACAACGGATTTGCTTTTGGAATGGGAATAGAGCGTATTGCTATGTTACTTTATCAAATAGGTGATATCCGAATGTTTTATGAAAACGACGTGCGTTTCTTAGAGCAATTCAAATCCTCAATTTAG
- a CDS encoding IS630 family transposase, with the protein MGDFDSVNLYFQDESRFGLFTRNGKSVTAISVKPICAFQQVFKSTWLSGAFSPITGDHFQLILPHCNADNFQVFLDNFSKENPKELKIMVLDNGRFHKAKKLIIPENIVLVFLPPYSPELNPAEKMWAKYKREFSNKFYNSLEDVEDFITNVVKATSKKEVMSICGYSYVFLDKIWAI; encoded by the coding sequence GTGGGTGATTTTGACTCTGTAAACTTGTATTTTCAAGATGAATCGCGTTTTGGTTTGTTCACTCGAAACGGAAAATCAGTTACTGCTATTAGTGTTAAGCCGATTTGTGCTTTCCAACAAGTTTTTAAATCAACTTGGCTTTCTGGAGCTTTTTCGCCCATAACTGGAGACCATTTTCAATTAATACTCCCACATTGCAACGCTGATAATTTTCAAGTTTTTTTAGATAATTTCTCAAAGGAAAATCCGAAAGAACTCAAAATAATGGTGCTGGATAATGGAAGGTTTCATAAGGCAAAAAAATTAATCATTCCTGAAAATATTGTTTTGGTTTTTCTACCACCATATAGTCCAGAACTTAATCCCGCTGAAAAAATGTGGGCAAAATACAAACGAGAATTTTCTAATAAATTTTATAATTCATTGGAAGATGTAGAAGATTTCATTACTAATGTCGTAAAAGCTACAAGCAAAAAAGAGGTAATGAGTATCTGTGGATATAGCTATGTATTTTTAGATAAAATTTGGGCCATATAA
- a CDS encoding BatD family protein: MRKYLFLILLSFQGLLAQVQFEARVSKTTLGLNERLRIDFIMNIDGDNFIQPSFDGFRIIAGPSQQVSQSWVNGRSSFEKIYSYYLLPNQKGNLVIKQAAIEYNGQVYKTSPVKITVTAAIEEPKDPNDTSISADDNLYLIADISKTNPYINEPITVVYKLYFSHNIGITNWRELNKPKYNDFWSQNIDIKQLVAEEGMFKGEKYRYIVLRKTVLYPQKTGKLNIEPLSMDIDVQLPTNRRDMFGRVVITEGNKRVSAGAKTITVRQLPEAGKPEDFTGAVGNFDFKVTPSKTNLKNGESLDLVVSVSGKGNMKLFNLPKPVVPNALEMYDAVHTDQVNTSLAGMTGKISDSYTIVPQYKGNYPVKPMRFSYFDLSTGTYKTINSPEIMINVLDGPTDTRTTSNPNNTKSKSVIAEQFKYVKLATNLTPVKRTDFFGSTMFYSLLFLPFLILPIVILLKKKKEAIDGDVVGNRIRRNNKLAKKYLSEAKKQINNKELFYVALEKAMHNFLKAKLHIETSEMSKDNIKELLLNKNSDPDAVADFIALTENCEVARYAPSSSASIQQDFDKAVSIISVLEKQI, translated from the coding sequence ATGAGAAAATATTTATTTTTAATACTGCTAAGTTTTCAAGGACTTCTGGCTCAGGTACAATTTGAAGCCAGAGTAAGCAAAACTACCCTTGGACTTAATGAGAGATTGCGCATCGATTTCATTATGAATATCGATGGCGATAATTTCATTCAGCCGTCATTTGATGGTTTTAGAATCATTGCTGGCCCAAGTCAGCAAGTGAGTCAGTCTTGGGTAAACGGAAGGAGCTCATTCGAAAAAATATATTCATACTATCTATTGCCTAATCAAAAAGGGAATCTGGTTATCAAGCAAGCTGCAATTGAATATAATGGGCAAGTTTATAAAACGTCACCAGTTAAAATAACAGTAACTGCTGCTATTGAAGAACCAAAGGATCCAAATGATACCAGCATTTCTGCGGATGATAATTTGTATCTAATCGCTGATATTTCTAAAACAAATCCCTACATCAACGAACCCATTACGGTAGTCTATAAATTGTATTTCAGTCATAACATTGGAATAACAAATTGGAGAGAACTTAACAAGCCAAAATACAATGATTTCTGGAGTCAGAACATTGATATAAAACAACTCGTTGCCGAAGAAGGAATGTTTAAGGGCGAGAAATACCGTTATATAGTATTAAGAAAAACGGTATTGTATCCTCAAAAAACAGGAAAGCTTAATATTGAGCCGTTGTCAATGGATATTGATGTACAATTGCCAACAAATCGAAGAGATATGTTTGGTCGTGTAGTTATCACTGAAGGGAATAAAAGAGTTTCGGCTGGAGCCAAAACAATAACAGTTAGACAACTTCCTGAAGCCGGTAAACCTGAAGATTTTACAGGAGCGGTAGGGAATTTTGATTTTAAGGTTACGCCTTCCAAAACGAACCTTAAAAATGGGGAAAGCCTTGATTTAGTTGTTAGTGTTAGCGGTAAGGGAAATATGAAATTATTCAATTTACCAAAACCAGTAGTGCCTAACGCCCTTGAAATGTATGATGCAGTTCATACAGATCAGGTAAATACTTCTCTAGCCGGAATGACCGGAAAAATTTCAGATAGTTATACCATCGTTCCACAGTATAAAGGGAATTACCCTGTGAAACCAATGCGTTTTTCTTATTTTGATTTATCAACGGGAACTTATAAAACTATAAATTCACCTGAAATTATGATTAATGTCCTTGATGGTCCTACAGACACTAGAACGACATCAAACCCAAATAATACCAAATCTAAAAGCGTTATTGCGGAACAATTCAAATACGTTAAACTTGCGACTAATCTAACACCAGTAAAAAGAACTGATTTTTTTGGGTCTACAATGTTTTACAGTTTGTTGTTTTTGCCTTTTTTAATTCTGCCAATTGTCATTTTACTTAAAAAGAAAAAAGAAGCTATTGACGGTGATGTAGTGGGGAATAGAATAAGAAGAAACAATAAGCTTGCTAAGAAATATTTATCGGAAGCCAAAAAACAAATCAATAATAAAGAACTGTTTTATGTAGCGCTTGAAAAAGCAATGCATAATTTCTTGAAAGCCAAACTTCATATTGAAACATCAGAAATGAGTAAGGACAATATTAAAGAGTTATTGTTGAATAAAAATTCCGATCCAGATGCGGTAGCTGATTTTATAGCACTTACTGAAAATTGTGAAGTGGCGCGTTATGCTCCTTCGTCTAGTGCGAGTATCCAGCAGGATTTTGATAAGGCGGTGTCGATAATTTCTGTTTTGGAAAAACAGATTTAA